From a region of the Castanea sativa cultivar Marrone di Chiusa Pesio chromosome 10, ASM4071231v1 genome:
- the LOC142614124 gene encoding U-box domain-containing protein 30-like, with protein MRMYQASKVSGGGQVLDLETAVKDGILGGGCGALFGGVVAEKLDLKKMVVELESVDVPSVFICPISLEPMQDPVTLCTGQTYERSNILKWFSLGHFTCPTTMQELWDDSVTPNKTLQQLIYSWFSQKYLAMKKRSEDVQGRVLEVLESLKKVKGQARVQALKELRQLVVTHGSVKKTVVDNNGVALVCSLLGHFTSHAVGSEAIGILVNLELDLESMEILMQPAKMSLMVDMLNEGSIETKINCTKLIETLMVGKDIGSEIVSSLSLLVGLLRLVRDKRYPNGVFAGLSLLKTVCSHEPVRSSVVSIGTIPQLVEVLPRLNNECLELALYVLEVLSTLPEGRLALKNCPNTIPNVVRLMMKVSESCTQFALSILWAVCKLAPEECASHAVEAGLAAKLLLVIQSGCSPVMKQRSAELLKLCSLNYTTTIFISKCKLTRTIQ; from the coding sequence atgcGGATGTACCAAGCTTCTAAGGTGAGCGGTGGTGGGCAAGTGTTGGATCTGGAAACCGCAGTGAAAGATGGCATCTTGGGCGGTGGATGTGGCGCTTTGTTCGGTGGAGTTGTGGCTGAGAAATTGGATCTGAAGAAAATGGTGGTTGAGCTGGAATCTGTGGATGTTCCTTCGGTTTTTATTTGTCCAATCTCACTGGAACCGATGCAAGACCCTGTGACACTTTGCACGGGTCAGACTTATGAGAGATCCAACATTCTAAAATGGTTCTCTTTGGGCCATTTCACTTGCCCAACTACGATGCAGGAGCTTTGGGACGATTCAGTCACTCCAAATAAGACACTTCAGCAGCTGATTTACAGTTGGTTCTCGCAGAAGTACTTGGCTATGAAGAAGAGGTCAGAGGATGTGCAAGGCAGGGTTTTGGAGGTTTTGGAGTCTTTGAAAAAGGTTAAGGGTCAAGCTAGAGTTCAAGCGCTTAAAGAGTTGAGACAACTTGTGGTTACTCATGGTTCGGTTAAGAAGACAGTGGTGGACAATAATGGGGTTGCTTTGGTTTGTTCTTTGTTGGGTCATTTCACTTCACACGCTGTTGGGTCTGAGGCAATTGGGATTCTTGTGAATTTGGAGCTCGATTTGGAGTCCATGGAGATTCTGATGCAACCAGCGAAGATGTCGTTGATGGTGGACATGTTGAATGAGGGGTCCATTGAGACAAAGATCAATTGTACGAAGTTGATCGAAACGTTAATGGTTGGGAAGGATATTGGGTCTGAAATTGTGTCAAGTTTGAGTCTTTTGGTTGGATTGTTGAGGTTGGTGAGGGATAAGAGATACCCAAATGGTGTTTTTGCTGGTCTCAGTTTGCTCAAGACGGTTTGTTCACATGAACCGGTTAGGAGCTCTGTTGTGAGCATTGGGACTATTCCCCAATTAGTTGAGGTCCTACCCAGATTGAATAATGAGTGTTTGGAGTTAGCCCTGTATGTACTAGAGGTATTGTCCACTCTTCCTGAAGGAAGATTGGCTTTGAAGAATTGCCCCAACACTATCCCCAATGTGGTGAGGTTGATGATGAAGGTTTCAGAGAGTTGTACACAGTTTGCATTGTCAATCTTGTGGGCTGTTTGCAAGCTTGCCCCAGAAGAATGTGCCTCACATGCAGTGGAGGCAGGTTTGGCAGCTAAGTTGTTGCTTGTAATTCAGAGCGGTTGCAGTCCTGTTATGAAGCAGCGGTCTGCTGAGCTTTTGAAATTGTGTAGTCTAAATTACACAACTACTATCTTCATTTCCAAGTGTAAGCTTACAAGAACGATACAATGA
- the LOC142613610 gene encoding uncharacterized protein LOC142613610 — MSWLARSLANSLRIDDDDTDANDEDEENDVVSEYPNDSDPSPSSTTKLSHQDNNGGLESDEAQSRGVKEDLSELKLTLTRQLWGVASFLAPPPPSSSSQSQPSSPSAHSDLRRLRFDDRAEISTKMNADSFGSEMESESDLEERGFGGVGITDEVLAFARNIGMHPETWLDFPIDEEEDLDDFDMSKAQKEHVLAIQYLAPRLAALRIELCPCHMSESYFWKVYFVLLHSRLNKHDADILSTPQVVAARSMWMQELQKQTKEETGWFSRSTSYAKGRANALEEDFDPIPGSTFASKHTSSSMATDFETEKYPVESTELQFIDKSVIAEKTVIKTGNKDSLVGPSSKPLVQNFEDDEDEWPEEDSDFGAYSGTAYCMGNEDDISFSDLEDVDDGRVPIKTKIVVSKGFKKSP; from the exons atgtcaTGGTTGGCTCGGTCTCTGGCCAACTCACTCCGGATCGACGATGACGATACCGATGCCAacgatgaagatgaagaaaacgACGTCGTATCCGAATACCCTAATGACTCTGACCCATCACCATCTTCAACCACCAAGCTTTCACACCAAGACAACAATGGTGGTTTGGAATCAGATGAGGCCCAATCTCGAGGCGTGAAAGAGGACCTCTCCGAACTCAAGCTAACCCTAACTCGCCAACTCTGGGGCGTGGCTTCGTTCCtagctcctcctcctccttcttcttcttcgcaaTCGCAACCCTCCAGTCCCTCCGCTCATTCTGATCTCCGCCGACTCCGGTTCGACGATAGGGCGGAGATTTCGACGAAGATGAACGCCGACTCGTTCGGATCGGAGATGGAATCGGAATCGGATTTGGAGGAGCGTGGTTTTGGTGGCGTTGGGATCACCGATGAGGTTCTGGCTTTCGCGAGGAATATCGGGATGCATCCAGAGACGTGGTTGGATTTTCcgattgatgaagaagaagacttggaCG aTTTTGACATGTCTAAAGCCCAAAAAGAGCATGTTTTGGCTATACAATATCTTGCTCCCAGATTAGCTGCTTTGAGAATTGAACTTTGTCCTTGTCATATGAGTGAGAGTTACTTTTGGAAAGTCTACTTTGTGCTTCTGCATTCAAGATTAAATAAACATGACGCAGATATCTTGTCTACGCCCCAG GTGGTGGCTGCCAGATCAATGTGGATGCAGGAGctacaaaaacaaacaaaggaaGAGACTGGCTGGTTTTCAAGAAGCACTTCCTATGCAAAAGGCAGGGCTAATGCACTGGAGGAAGATTTTGATCCTATACCAGGGAGTACTTTTGCATCTAAACATACTAGCTCCTCCATGGCAACAGATTTTGAGACTGAGAAGTACCCAGTTGAAAGTACTGAGttacaatttattgataaatcTGTTATTGCAGAGAAGACAGTTATTAAGACTGGGAATAAGGATTCACTAGTTGGTCCATCCTCTAAGCCACTAGTTCAGAATTTTgaagatgatgaggatgagtGGCCTGAGGAAGATTCTGATTTTGGTGCGTATAGCGGAACTGCTTATTGTATGGGAAATGAAGATGACATATCTTTCAGTGATCTTGAGGATGTTGATGATGGCCGTGTACCCATAAAAACCAAGATAGTAGTTTCGAAGGGTTTCAAGAAAAGTCCATAA